TCCTCAGTTACGGGGTAATCATTTTCATCAAAATCAAAATGTTTGCGATAGTAACTAAAATGGTAAGTCGGGATATAATGTACATTCACACCGATTCCATTCTTTCTCATACACGTAAAGAATTTATCACGATTAACGTCTTTTAACAAAATCGTATAAATATGCCATCCATGTTTTATACCTTCTTTTGTAACAGGGATTTCCACAAATTCACAGTCTTTCAGCAACTTATTGTAAAGCTCTGCAATTTCTCGGCGCCTTTTGATAAACATGTCCAGCTTCTTCAGCTGAGAAATCCCCAAAGCTGCCTGGATATCCGTCATCCGGTAATTCCTTCCAAGCATTTTCATATCATAGGCCCAGCTCGCATCGGGTCCGTATCTCTCAGTTGCACTTTTATCAATACCATGACTATGGAGTAGACGAGCCCTTTCTGCGAGTTCGGAATTATTTGTAACAACTGCACCTCCTTCTCCCGTGGTAATCGGCTTAACCGGATGAAAGCTGAAAACCGTGAGGTCAGCAAAACTACCTATCTTTTTCCCGTAATAACTGGCTCCGAGAGCATGGCAGGCATCTTCAATGAGGTAAAGGTTATATTCTTCTGCGATTTCCTTAATTTCCTTGATGTCACAAGGGTGCCCTGCATAATCAACGTAACTTATTGCCCTTGTTTTTGGGGTGATTTTGCGTCGAATATCTTCGGGATCGATATTCCGGGTATCTTTTTGTATGTCTGCAAATACCGGCTTGAGACGGTTATAGAGAAGTGCATTGCTGGTAGCTGCGAAGGTAAAAGGTGTGGTAATTACTTCAGATCCTTCTGGAAGATCCAGTGCTCCTACGGCGATATCCAGGGCACTTGTTCCGCTGTTTACTGTCACAGAGTGTTTGCATTCCACGTATCTGCAGAGGGCGTTCTCAAACTCCCCAACCTTTGGACCTGTAGTCAGCCAATCGCTACTCAGCACTTTCATGACTTCTTCTTTATCTTCTTCATCAATCCATTGAAGTCCATAGGGAATCATATGGTAACCTCATAGGGAACAGTGTCTTCCTTATCCTCGGGGTTTTTACTGAAAACCATCAAGCTTGCCTCATGTTCCCAGTTATTTTTTATTGCATGAGCTACAAAAGGTGGAATGTATATCATCTCGTATTCCTTGGTATGTGTATCCAGAATTAGTTCCCCTTTTTCACCTGATATAACATTTTCAAGATGTAGCTCGATTTTTCCGGAAGCCGGTGCGATCCATTCCTCTTTTTTCTTGTGGTAGTGGTTGGCTCTTACCATTCCGGGATTCACAGATACCAGATAAGTGTGTATGCAGTTGAAAGGCTCATCATCATAATTCATTGAGACCAGTTCAGAGAGCCAACCATCTTCTCTCGTATGTTTAACTCGTGATAATTTCTTGAAGAGCATCTGATCAGCACATTCTTTTGAGTTCTTCTTTGGTTAGCCACTTATCGTTGATATCACTTGAATATCTGTACCCATCTGGAAGTGAATTTCCATCCACATGTTTTTCCTTATCCCAGAATGCAAACTCTGGTTCAATTATGAAATAATCGGAAAACTCTTTTGCATGCCTTGCTTCATCTTCGGTGATCATAATTTCATGAAGCTTTTCACCGGGTCTTATGCCCACAATTTCTTTCTTTGCTTCAGGAGCAATAGCATCTGCAAGATCCATCATCCTCATACTGGGTATTTTGGGGACGAAAATTTCTCCACCTTGCATTCTTTCTATTGAATTAAGGACAAAATTGACTCCCTGATCTAGAGTTAACCAGAAACGTGTCATTCTCTCATCTGTGATAGTCAAAACACCTTTTTTCTTCTGCTCTTGGAATAGAGGAATAACACTACCTCGGCTGCCAATAACATTCCCATATCTTACGCAGCTGAATCTTGTTTTTCTTTTGCCAGTATACGTGTTCCCCTGAATAAACAGCTTTTCAGCTACCATTTTAGTTGCTCCGTAAAGGTTCACAGGATGTACTGCCTTATCTGTACTAATTGCCATTACTTTCTCTACAGAGTTATCGATAGCGGCGTCAATTATGTTTATGGCACCATCAATATTTGTTCTTATAGCTTCAATAGGATTATATTCACAGGCAGGGACCTGCTTCAGGGCAGCGGCGTGAACTACAATATCTACCCCGTTCATTGCGCGGTAGAGTCTGTCACGATCTCTTACATCGCCTATCAAAAATCTAATCTTTTCATCCTTGAATTTTTGATCCATTATATATTGATTGTATTCTCCTCTTGAATATATTCTAAGACTTTTTGGATTATGTTTGAGGATCATCTCTGTAAATTTATTTCCAAATGATCCAGTTCCACCAGTCAACAAGATGGTTTTATTTTCGAATAATGATCTTTTTTCATTTTTTTCCATATTTTTCACAATCCTAAATAGTGTTATAAGATTATTTTGATTCTATTCCTTCTATACTTGATTCGGCAAGTTACAGATGATCTATGCTTTGGATATTTTATGAAGAATACTTTCTGTTTCTTAAAATTGATTTGTTCCAATAGTTTGTATGGAAAATTCATTCTTGTCCCATAAATTTTTAGAGATGACATTCCTGGTGTCGAAAACATTGAATTTATGCATTTTCCCACAAAATTCACTCGGATTCATTTCCCTAAACTCTGAATGGTCCGTCAACACAACTATACAATCACTTCCCTCCAACTAATCCCAGAATCGGATAACACCATCCCTTCACAAACGGATCATAAATCTTAACCTTGAACCCTTCTTTCTCTGCAAGCTTGATTAATTTCTTAGTTGGAGTAGCTCTCTTATCTGCAATATTTCCCTTATACGCAACCCCAAAAACAGTAATCGGATTTTCAATTCCTGCAAGCATTTCCTTTACCATTTTCAGGACATACTGGGGCATTGAGTTGTTGATCTGCTTGGACATCATAATCAGGCTGTTGCTGTTGATGTTTTTCGGCTAAGAACCAGGGGTCGATAGCCATGTAGTGGGAGACGTAGAAGTCTTCGCACATTTTGAGGGTGGGCTTTTCTAGGATTTGTTTTACCTGCTTGTCACAGGTTTTGGGTGGAATTGTGGATTCTATATTACGAGGTTGCCTTTTCTCAGGTGGGGGACAATCATCTCACAGGCAGATATTACGTATTTGAGGTCTCGGTTGGTGCAAAGAGATAATCGGAAGTATGGTCTGCAATAATTCTGTTGGTTTCTTCGGGCATTGTTCGATCAAAGGACCTTAAACCCGCCTCCACATGGCCGATTTTAATCTGAAGTTTGGACGCAGCAAGGGCACCTGCAAGGACCGTATTTGTATCTCCCTGGACGAGGACAACATCTGGCCTGTCTTTTATCAGGATTTCTTCGATTCCGGCGAGCATTTTTGCGGTCTGTTTTCCGTGGAGACCTGATCCAACATCAAGATTGTACTTTGCCTGCGGGAGTTTCAGCTGCTCAAAAAATATTTTATCCATTTCGTAGCTGTAGTGCTGGCCTGTATGCAGTATATAATATTCTATGCCCTGTTTTTCACATTCTCTGATTATAGGGCTCATTTTTATAATTTCAGGTCTTGTGCCGAGAATTATTGCAATCTTCATATTTTTACCGCGTCCTTGCCAGAAAATATATCCTTACTTTCATAATTTTTAGTAAATTACACTTTATAATTATTTAAATCCTTTGGTTTCTATCTTTCAGCCATAACGCATGTATTTTTCGTTTAGTATTCTCTTATTTATGCTCTATCTTTTGCATAGATCATTATGGAGTTATGCTGAATTATGATAAATTTTATAAAAATGTGTAACTAAAATATCAATGTGGGAATTATTTAAAAAAAGTTAAGGGTTTCCTGAAGGTGGGGGCATGTGCGGACTGATGGAAGAAGGTGCAGGGGATTCAGGTGTTTGAGGGATCGAAGAGAGGGGGTTTGCTGTATTCCTGGTCCGGCTGCGCCGGGGAAGTTTGGGGAGAGGGCCGGGACTGAGTATCTATAAAATTCATGTTTTAAAACAAATGGCGGCCCAAGCCTCCATTTTTTCGTCTTCATGTGCGGGTTTTATGCCTAAATCATGCGGATTCATTTTATATATTTTAGGTATGTTTTTTGGTTTAGACAACTTATTTTCAGGTGGTTTATTCGTGAAATACATAAAAATTTATCCAATCTGCAACACAGAGTTCTTTGTTTTGGAATCCGTGGTTGATAAAGCCGTTTACTGCACTCTTGGATGCCTGGTAAAGGCTCAGGGAGATACAGAAATGCAGAAGCTTTTAATTTTTTTTCCGTGATTTTCAGCTGGAGTCCATTCTGATTTTCATTTTTTTCTTAATTTATCGGAAGAGTCTGCTATTTTCTTGAAATTTCAAAAAGGTTCCATTTCTCGGACCGTTAAGTTTGTCCTCGTTATGTGTTATATCTCTCATACCGATAAGGTGCCTTTCATGGCGACAATTGTCTATCAAACAGATAAACGATCAAGCATCACCTATGCCTATCAATCCGTATCATACTGGGACAAAGATAAATAACAATCTCGTGCCAGGCGCACCTTAATTGGGTGGGTGGAAAAGGAGTTCTGGACTTATGATACAACCACTTTGTCCAGTTCCTCAGAACCCTCCGACAAGTACAGTTTGGCTTCAACAAAGAGGATGACAAGCTGCCTCAGTTGAATGTGGCTTTGGTATTCGGGCAAGAGTCAACCTCCCTTTCTGCTACAGAAAACTCGCGGGTAATATCCCTGATCAGACTTTCCGCAGATCTCGGATTATTATTCATACATTTTTATTGGAAAACTGTAAATACTGTAACTCGCTATTGAATTTTTGAATTTTTATGCACATTACTACTAACGCCCTGGACCATCACGGTATAGTTTGTGGAATTTTCGATGAACTTGAAATTGGAAGTATTATCGATGAAGTGCTCCCCAAAGTTGGGCAGCATAAATTAGCTCATTCAATAGTGATAAAGGCAATGATTCTTAATTGCCTTGGATTCACTGACAGTCAACTTTACCTGTACTCTCAATATTTTGAAAATCTTCCCGTTGAAAGATTACTTGGTCCTGGAGTTAGTGCATCAGATCTTACTGATGACGTTTTAGGGCGAACTCTTGATAAGATCTACGAAGTAGATCCTACTCAACTGTTCATGAAAATTTCCATGAAAATGATGGAAATTGTGAACCTTAAGGTTATACAACTTCATTGCGATGATACCAATTTCAGCGTTCATGGAAACTATGAACCTGAAGATGGTAGCTCTGCCATTGAACTCACTTATGGTCACGCAAAAGATAAGAGATATGATTTAAAGCGTTTTTCAATGGGGATGATTGTAAATCAGTATGGTATGCCATTATTTACACAGGCTTATTCTGGAAATTCATCCGACAAAGAAACCATAGTAGAAGCCATGAAAAGACTTAAGGAAAACATAGAGTTCCCTGATGATGTTTATTTCATAGCTGATAGCTCTCTGTATTCTGAAGATAATGTCAAAGCATTAAAAGACATGAAGTGGATCACTCGCGTTCCCTCAACTATACATCTTTGTAAAGAGCTACTGATTTCTGATATTGAGTTTAAACAGGGGAAAGACTCACGCTACTCGTTTTATGAAACAATGGTTGAATATGGTGACATAAAACAAAAATGGGTAGTTGTTCACTCCACCGAGATGCATAAAAGAAAAGACATTACTCTTGAAAAGAAAATAAAAAAGATAGTCAAGGAAGCTCAGAAAGAGCTTAAAGAGCTGAAAAAAATAGAGTTTGCATGTGAAGAGGACACAAGAGCAGCCCTAGAAAGATGGAAAAAGGAAAACCCTTACTGTTTGCTGGAAACAGTTGACATCTCCACGGTATCAAAACGAGAAAATAGCAAAAAGGGCAGACCAAAAAAGGGTGAAAAACTTGTCACTCATTATGTTGTAGATGCAAAAGCTATCAGGAATGAAGAACTCGTACAGCATGAAAAAAAGTATCATG
The Methanosarcina sp. WWM596 DNA segment above includes these coding regions:
- the pseC gene encoding UDP-4-amino-4,6-dideoxy-N-acetyl-beta-L-altrosamine transaminase, which encodes MIPYGLQWIDEEDKEEVMKVLSSDWLTTGPKVGEFENALCRYVECKHSVTVNSGTSALDIAVGALDLPEGSEVITTPFTFAATSNALLYNRLKPVFADIQKDTRNIDPEDIRRKITPKTRAISYVDYAGHPCDIKEIKEIAEEYNLYLIEDACHALGASYYGKKIGSFADLTVFSFHPVKPITTGEGGAVVTNNSELAERARLLHSHGIDKSATERYGPDASWAYDMKMLGRNYRMTDIQAALGISQLKKLDMFIKRRREIAELYNKLLKDCEFVEIPVTKEGIKHGWHIYTILLKDVNRDKFFTCMRKNGIGVNVHYIPTYHFSYYRKHFDFDENDYPVTEDVFKRIITLPIYPKMSDEDVELVVKTLLSETFI
- a CDS encoding WxcM-like domain-containing protein; translation: MLFKKLSRVKHTREDGWLSELVSMNYDDEPFNCIHTYLVSVNPGMVRANHYHKKKEEWIAPASGKIELHLENVISGEKGELILDTHTKEYEMIYIPPFVAHAIKNNWEHEASLMVFSKNPEDKEDTVPYEVTI
- the pseB gene encoding UDP-N-acetylglucosamine 4,6-dehydratase (inverting), giving the protein MEKNEKRSLFENKTILLTGGTGSFGNKFTEMILKHNPKSLRIYSRGEYNQYIMDQKFKDEKIRFLIGDVRDRDRLYRAMNGVDIVVHAAALKQVPACEYNPIEAIRTNIDGAINIIDAAIDNSVEKVMAISTDKAVHPVNLYGATKMVAEKLFIQGNTYTGKRKTRFSCVRYGNVIGSRGSVIPLFQEQKKKGVLTITDERMTRFWLTLDQGVNFVLNSIERMQGGEIFVPKIPSMRMMDLADAIAPEAKKEIVGIRPGEKLHEIMITEDEARHAKEFSDYFIIEPEFAFWDKEKHVDGNSLPDGYRYSSDINDKWLTKEELKRMC
- a CDS encoding UDP binding domain-containing protein, which gives rise to MMSKQINNSMPQYVLKMVKEMLAGIENPITVFGVAYKGNIADKRATPTKKLIKLAEKEGFKVKIYDPFVKGWCYPILGLVGGK
- the wecB gene encoding non-hydrolyzing UDP-N-acetylglucosamine 2-epimerase, translated to MKIAIILGTRPEIIKMSPIIRECEKQGIEYYILHTGQHYSYEMDKIFFEQLKLPQAKYNLDVGSGLHGKQTAKMLAGIEEILIKDRPDVVLVQGDTNTVLAGALAASKLQIKIGHVEAGLRSFDRTMPEETNRIIADHTSDYLFAPTETSNT
- a CDS encoding IS1634 family transposase translates to MHITTNALDHHGIVCGIFDELEIGSIIDEVLPKVGQHKLAHSIVIKAMILNCLGFTDSQLYLYSQYFENLPVERLLGPGVSASDLTDDVLGRTLDKIYEVDPTQLFMKISMKMMEIVNLKVIQLHCDDTNFSVHGNYEPEDGSSAIELTYGHAKDKRYDLKRFSMGMIVNQYGMPLFTQAYSGNSSDKETIVEAMKRLKENIEFPDDVYFIADSSLYSEDNVKALKDMKWITRVPSTIHLCKELLISDIEFKQGKDSRYSFYETMVEYGDIKQKWVVVHSTEMHKRKDITLEKKIKKIVKEAQKELKELKKIEFACEEDTRAALERWKKENPYCLLETVDISTVSKRENSKKGRPKKGEKLVTHYVVDAKAIRNEELVQHEKKYHGRFIIGSIDLNLDAEEMLEKYKNQSKVEKGFRFIKDKSFRVSEVYLKKPERIEALSMIMVLTLMVYSVAEWKLREKLKETGESIPNQVKKQTQKPTLKWVFMLMRGITEVEVKTKSKTKIQVANLDEIKEKLIRLMGKSCEKYYF